A region of Actinomycetota bacterium DNA encodes the following proteins:
- a CDS encoding NAD(P)/FAD-dependent oxidoreductase, which translates to MSTNETQNHTTGAPAPRPTVGSADAAVSCQSRYDVVIVGGGAAGLSAALVLGRARRRVAVVDAGQPRNAPAAHMQGFLGSDGLPPAELVARGRAEVASYGVELVAGTVTAVAACESAAKSASAQRRFQVTLSDGAVLETRAVLVTTGLRDEVPDVPGVRERWGRDLLHCPYCHGYEVADQPIGILAGDPATTAESLAHTHIIRQWSDDVVLFANGATLTAAQREQLVARAIGIVDEPVVSLAVEDDHLTGVVIDGGRIVPRTAVFVRPQFVPNDTLLVDLGCTVRDIGWVQVDGTGATSVPGVWAAGNATNPRAQVITAAGEGSAAAIAINNSLVDEDIPIAVTDYRLGLPA; encoded by the coding sequence ATGAGCACGAACGAGACCCAGAACCACACCACCGGCGCCCCGGCCCCCCGCCCGACAGTCGGCTCGGCCGACGCGGCTGTCAGCTGCCAGAGCCGGTACGACGTCGTCATCGTCGGCGGCGGTGCCGCCGGACTCTCCGCTGCTCTGGTGCTCGGTCGTGCGCGCCGCCGCGTCGCCGTCGTCGACGCCGGCCAGCCTCGTAACGCGCCCGCTGCGCACATGCAGGGGTTCCTTGGTTCCGACGGCCTCCCGCCCGCTGAGCTCGTCGCGCGCGGTCGCGCGGAAGTGGCCAGCTACGGCGTCGAGCTCGTCGCCGGCACCGTCACCGCCGTCGCGGCCTGCGAGAGCGCAGCGAAGTCGGCGTCAGCGCAGCGCAGGTTCCAGGTCACCCTCAGCGACGGGGCCGTTCTCGAGACGCGTGCCGTCCTGGTCACCACCGGTCTGCGGGACGAGGTCCCCGATGTGCCCGGCGTTCGGGAACGGTGGGGCCGCGACCTCCTCCACTGCCCCTACTGCCATGGGTACGAGGTCGCCGACCAGCCCATCGGCATCCTCGCCGGCGACCCTGCCACGACCGCCGAGTCACTGGCCCACACCCACATCATCCGGCAGTGGTCCGACGACGTCGTCCTCTTCGCCAACGGAGCCACCCTCACCGCAGCCCAGCGCGAACAGCTCGTCGCCCGCGCAATCGGCATCGTCGACGAACCCGTGGTCAGCCTGGCCGTCGAGGACGACCACCTCACCGGCGTCGTCATCGACGGCGGCCGCATCGTGCCCCGCACCGCCGTGTTCGTCCGACCCCAGTTCGTCCCCAACGACACCCTCCTCGTCGACCTCGGATGCACCGTCCGAGACATCGGCTGGGTCCAGGTAGACGGCACCGGCGCCACCAGCGTCCCCGGCGTCTGGGCCGCAGGGAACGCCACCAACCCCCGCGCCCAGGTCATCACCGCCGCCGGCGAGGGGTCCGCTGCCGCCATCGCCATCAACAACAGCCTCGTCGACGAGGACATCCCCATCGCCGTCACCGACTACCGGCTCGGCCTCCCCGCCTAA
- a CDS encoding helix-turn-helix transcriptional regulator, whose amino-acid sequence MSTRADNVAAQRPVDPAAGGDGRIAAALDLVGSRLRRVREQRGLTLTEVSERTGISKSTLSRLENGQRRPSLELLLPLAQTYRVPLDDLVGAPEVGDPRIRLKPRRVHGRTVVPLTR is encoded by the coding sequence ATGAGTACACGCGCGGACAACGTCGCCGCCCAGAGGCCGGTGGACCCAGCGGCTGGTGGGGACGGACGCATCGCGGCGGCCCTGGACCTGGTGGGGTCTCGGCTGCGGCGGGTGCGGGAGCAACGGGGGCTGACGCTGACCGAGGTGTCCGAGCGGACCGGGATCTCGAAGAGCACCCTGTCCAGGCTGGAGAACGGCCAGCGCCGACCGAGCCTCGAGCTGCTCCTGCCCCTCGCGCAGACCTACCGAGTGCCGCTGGACGACCTGGTCGGTGCGCCCGAGGTCGGCGACCCCCGCATCCGGCTCAAGCCTCGCCGGGTCCATGGGCGCACGGTCGTGCCGCTGACCAGAC